Part of the Pseudomonadota bacterium genome is shown below.
CAATAATCACAACAAAAAAGGAGGAAAATGGACATGCTGAAAAACACAACAAAATGGTTCATCTCAATGGCACTGATACTACCGCTGCTGCTGCTCTGCCTGCAGGTGGTTCCAACCCATGCGGCTAGCGATGAACTGCTGAGTGAACTGCAAAACTTGAAAGCCAAACTGGAGCAGCTGGAACAAAAAGTTGCCCGGCAGGACAGACTGCTGGCCAACCAGCAGCAGCAAGTCTCCCGCCAGAATGAAAAGATTGAAACCCAGGAAAAAATCAATGCCGGCCTGGAAGAGATCAAGGACGCCCTGGGCGGCATTGAAATCGGCGCTGATATCACCATGATCGGCCAGGGAACCTTCAGTGAAGATGATGAATATGGCTATGACAACGGCACCGATGCTTCTTTTTCTTTTGATCTGGAGGTGGCCAAATCCTTCTCCTGGGGCGGCAGCACCGCCATCGTCCTCGAAGGCGGCAACGCTGAGGGAATGGACGGTCGTATTGCTACCTGGAGCGGCTTCAATGATGACAATGACGATGATGAAACCGCCCACGTCACCGAGGCCTGGTATGAACAAAGCCTGCTTGAAGATAAGCTGACCTTTACTTTCGGAAAAATTGACCTGACCAACTATTTTGACGCCAGCGAAGTGGCCAATGATGAAACTACCCAGTTTCTGTCCACCGGCTTTGTCAACAACCTGGCGGTTGAATTTCCTGACAACGGTCCCGGAGCCCGGGTAACAGCTTCACCCAGCGAACTGGTCGATATCAGCTTCGGCTGGATGGCCGTCGATCAGGATGATGGTGAATCATCCTGGGATGATATCGGCCGCGGCTCTTTCGCCATTGGCGAAATTGATTTTAAACCGGTACTGGCTGGATTGAACGGCAATTACCGCCTTTACGGCTGGTACATGGACGCCGACCATAAAGAGTGGGATGGCAG
Proteins encoded:
- a CDS encoding carbohydrate porin; the encoded protein is MLKNTTKWFISMALILPLLLLCLQVVPTHAASDELLSELQNLKAKLEQLEQKVARQDRLLANQQQQVSRQNEKIETQEKINAGLEEIKDALGGIEIGADITMIGQGTFSEDDEYGYDNGTDASFSFDLEVAKSFSWGGSTAIVLEGGNAEGMDGRIATWSGFNDDNDDDETAHVTEAWYEQSLLEDKLTFTFGKIDLTNYFDASEVANDETTQFLSTGFVNNLAVEFPDNGPGARVTASPSELVDISFGWMAVDQDDGESSWDDIGRGSFAIGEIDFKPVLAGLNGNYRLYGWYMDADHKEWDGSDDDQTGSGFGLSLDQQLIPELLTVFARAAWQDEDIYEIETHYSAGLQLAGKFWDRDDDVVGLAYGFAKISSEYEDYNTDNSDDDEHHLELYYRLVFNDHFALTADYQWINNPAGNSDADNASVFGLRTQIDF